One Planctomycetota bacterium DNA window includes the following coding sequences:
- a CDS encoding arylsulfatase has product MHSWVRALFAVTLAGCGAPPAPEEAAGRRPNLVLIVADDLGYGHLGCYGQEKIRTPNLDRMAAEGLRFVRAYAGSSVCAPSRSALMTGQHTGHTPVRANGGDRYLHSEDVTMAEVLKPAGYATGLFGKWGLGNRPESPGHPLRQGFDEFFGQLDQMHAHFHYPYWVWDNFERRLLPENEGRRAGRYVHDAIHERALDFIRRRKDRPFFAYLAYTLPHVELAVPEDSEAPYRGRFPRRAVPDPRPGYRGSEDAYATFAGMVGRLDRAVGEVLSLLRELGIADRTFVFFTSDNGAQGGAPWQALVEFFRGTGGLRGAKGQFYEGGLRVPLIAWGPGRVPAGAVTDRTTAFWDVLPTAADLAGVKPPAGIDGVSFAPVLRELPGTRPGCLYWEYPFRDGLAQAALRGNWKAIRPRPEAPLELYDLGEDPFETTDRAAERPGLAKEFLEIFAAARTEERPYPAGVRRAVDDFVR; this is encoded by the coding sequence ATGCATTCCTGGGTGCGCGCCCTTTTCGCCGTGACGCTCGCCGGCTGCGGAGCCCCCCCGGCGCCGGAGGAGGCGGCCGGCCGCCGGCCGAACCTCGTCCTCATCGTGGCCGACGACCTTGGGTACGGGCATCTGGGGTGTTACGGGCAGGAAAAAATCCGCACGCCCAACCTCGATCGCATGGCGGCCGAGGGACTTCGCTTCGTCCGCGCGTATGCCGGATCCTCCGTCTGCGCCCCCTCGCGGTCCGCGCTCATGACCGGACAGCACACGGGCCACACGCCCGTCCGGGCCAACGGCGGCGATCGATACCTTCATTCCGAGGACGTCACGATGGCCGAGGTGCTCAAGCCCGCCGGCTACGCGACGGGACTGTTCGGGAAATGGGGCCTGGGGAACCGTCCGGAGAGTCCCGGGCATCCCTTGCGGCAGGGATTCGACGAGTTTTTCGGACAGCTCGATCAGATGCACGCCCACTTCCACTACCCGTACTGGGTCTGGGACAACTTTGAAAGACGCCTTCTTCCCGAGAACGAAGGCCGCCGCGCGGGCCGGTACGTTCACGACGCGATTCACGAGCGGGCTCTCGATTTCATCCGCCGCCGCAAGGACCGGCCGTTCTTCGCGTACCTCGCGTACACCCTGCCCCATGTCGAACTGGCCGTGCCGGAGGATTCGGAAGCCCCGTATCGCGGCCGGTTTCCCCGGAGGGCGGTCCCGGATCCCCGGCCGGGATATCGCGGGTCGGAGGACGCCTATGCGACCTTCGCGGGCATGGTCGGCCGTCTCGATCGGGCGGTGGGAGAGGTCCTGTCGCTTCTTCGGGAGCTGGGAATTGCGGACCGCACGTTCGTCTTTTTCACCTCCGACAACGGCGCTCAGGGAGGGGCGCCCTGGCAGGCGCTCGTGGAATTCTTCCGGGGAACCGGCGGCCTGCGCGGCGCGAAGGGGCAGTTCTACGAAGGCGGCCTCCGCGTGCCCCTGATCGCGTGGGGGCCCGGTCGCGTGCCGGCCGGCGCGGTGACGGACCGCACGACGGCGTTCTGGGATGTTCTCCCCACGGCGGCCGATCTGGCGGGGGTGAAGCCTCCGGCCGGGATCGACGGCGTTTCCTTCGCGCCGGTTCTTCGGGAGCTGCCGGGGACGCGACCGGGCTGCCTCTACTGGGAGTATCCCTTCCGCGACGGCCTGGCCCAGGCGGCGCTGCGAGGGAACTGGAAGGCGATCCGTCCGCGGCCGGAGGCGCCGCTCGAACTGTACGACCTCGGAGAGGATCCTTTCGAGACGACGGATCGGGCGGCGGAACGGCCCGGGCTGGCGAAGGAATTCCTCGAGATCTTCGCCGCGGCGCGCACGGAGGAGCGGCCGTATCCGGCCGGAGTCCGGCGCGCGGTGGACGACTTCGTTCGCTGA
- a CDS encoding universal stress protein: MPPVRDPDLFDRILLALDGSPLAEAILPQVRRVLKLRDSEILVVRAYSPPLPAGDFAYPPMIDAAEREAREYVEGIVRRLADQGARARAVVRQGAAADVILETAEREGASLIAMSTHGRTGLARWIFGSVAEKVLRASPVPVLLVRSFERGAGGRPRPRAAEEIFIGRVLVPLDGSEFSLRALPHAASLAELFEADVLLLHVTGPEETPRPRAESVLERAAAQLATRGLGVDIRVRRGDPASEILEACRAERADAVAMATHGRSGLSRWTLGSVTEKVLRGAEVPLLVTPPPASAAAARAAS, translated from the coding sequence ATGCCTCCGGTCCGGGACCCCGACCTCTTCGACCGCATCCTGCTCGCCCTGGACGGCTCCCCGCTGGCCGAAGCCATTCTTCCCCAGGTGCGCCGGGTGCTGAAGCTGCGCGACTCGGAAATCCTGGTCGTGCGCGCCTACAGCCCGCCGCTTCCGGCCGGCGACTTCGCCTACCCGCCGATGATCGACGCGGCGGAACGGGAGGCGCGCGAGTACGTGGAAGGAATCGTGCGCCGCCTGGCCGACCAGGGGGCGCGGGCGCGCGCCGTCGTGCGACAGGGCGCCGCCGCCGACGTGATCCTGGAAACGGCGGAGCGGGAAGGAGCGAGCCTCATCGCGATGTCCACGCACGGCCGTACGGGCCTGGCGCGCTGGATCTTCGGAAGCGTCGCCGAGAAGGTCCTCCGCGCGAGCCCCGTGCCCGTCCTTCTCGTGCGCTCCTTCGAACGCGGCGCCGGCGGCCGGCCGAGGCCGCGCGCGGCGGAGGAGATCTTCATCGGTCGCGTGCTCGTCCCCCTGGACGGCAGCGAGTTCTCGCTCCGCGCGCTTCCCCACGCCGCGTCCCTGGCGGAGCTTTTCGAGGCGGACGTCCTCCTCCTTCACGTCACGGGCCCGGAGGAAACTCCGCGCCCGCGGGCCGAATCGGTTCTCGAACGCGCGGCCGCCCAGCTGGCGACCCGCGGGCTCGGCGTGGACATCCGGGTGCGCCGGGGAGATCCGGCCTCCGAGATCCTGGAAGCCTGCCGCGCCGAACGGGCCGACGCCGTCGCCATGGCCACGCACGGCCGCTCGGGCCTTTCCCGCTGGACGCTGGGCAGCGTCACCGAAAAGGTCCTGCGGGGCGCGGAGGTTCCTCTCCTGGTGACTCCCCCGCCGGCCTCCGCGGCGGCGGCGCGGGCCGCGTCCTGA
- a CDS encoding CBS domain-containing protein, whose translation MSPRKSAGRKLRDIMTPAVEIVPPDVTVREAAEKMKSEDLGSLAVCEDGKIVGVLTDREITLRLAAEGRDPGQTRVREVMNPDPVCCSEDQSLADAVRLMEEKRQHRAFVVDAQGALLGIVSLGKLARAGGERVAGEVVERISKPRGGAPRRRTG comes from the coding sequence ATGTCCCCACGGAAATCCGCCGGCCGCAAGCTTCGGGACATCATGACGCCCGCCGTCGAAATCGTGCCTCCCGACGTCACCGTCCGCGAGGCGGCCGAGAAAATGAAGTCCGAGGACCTCGGATCGCTGGCGGTCTGCGAGGACGGAAAGATCGTGGGCGTCCTGACCGACCGCGAGATCACGCTGCGCCTGGCCGCCGAGGGCCGCGACCCCGGCCAGACCCGCGTGCGCGAGGTGATGAACCCGGACCCCGTATGCTGCTCGGAGGATCAGAGCCTCGCGGACGCCGTCCGGCTCATGGAGGAGAAGCGGCAGCACCGCGCCTTCGTCGTGGACGCCCAGGGCGCGCTCCTGGGCATCGTCTCGCTCGGGAAGCTGGCGCGCGCGGGGGGCGAGCGGGTGGCCGGCGAGGTGGTCGAGCGGATTTCAAAGCCGCGCGGCGGAGCGCCGCGTCGCCGCACGGGGTAG
- a CDS encoding PAS domain-containing protein — protein MLRQPARAPIAPEAGADATLVCDLEGRIVDADPAACALTGYNRDELLSRTLWDLSDPGETALARQCLEALRPEASVALEIRLRSKGGIARPFHVQMSGTLLNGRRHAVARVGWRRRAADRLPEDRDFIRAILETVGSLLLVVDPQGRIVFANRALEQALGASFRDLRGRLFWEFLPLLEAERMQALFPKLGASDFPNRYLSFLPPRDGRRRRILWSNTAMADADGRLRYVVSSGLDLNPRGAVRPELRAGEELLALITDAVPVLISYVDREERFVFNNRRFQEWFGVPPSEARGRSLRAVLGEDLDRRLRPHLEAVRAGRRAAFEIPLPLKGGEDRWIAMTYLPHLSADGRVEGFFALGTDITERKLAEDEVRRLNADLERRIELRTAELREALSEMEAFTYTVAHDLRAPLRAAAGFSQVLLEDFAPLLPEGARECIVRIDQASRRMDTLIRDLLHYSRLTRASLQPERIDPARLLKDVLESMAAEIQERRACVSVEGPWPDVLGDRTALSHVLTNLLSNAVKFVPPGAAPLVRVRAERRPGAVRIWVEDNGIGIAPEHHERIFGIFQRLHRPEEYPGTGIGLAIVRKAVERMNGRAGVESQPGEGSRFWVELPPA, from the coding sequence ATGCTCAGGCAACCCGCCCGCGCGCCGATCGCCCCGGAGGCCGGCGCCGACGCGACCCTCGTGTGCGACCTCGAAGGCCGCATCGTGGACGCCGATCCCGCGGCCTGCGCCCTGACGGGTTACAACCGCGACGAACTTCTTTCCCGCACGCTCTGGGACCTTTCCGACCCCGGCGAGACCGCCCTCGCGCGACAATGCCTGGAGGCCCTCCGTCCGGAAGCGAGCGTCGCTCTGGAAATCCGCCTGCGTTCGAAAGGCGGGATCGCCCGGCCCTTCCACGTTCAGATGTCCGGCACGCTCCTCAACGGGCGCCGGCACGCCGTCGCCCGGGTCGGATGGCGCCGCCGGGCCGCCGACCGGCTGCCGGAAGACCGGGACTTCATCCGCGCGATCCTCGAAACCGTCGGGTCGCTCCTGCTCGTCGTGGACCCCCAGGGCCGGATCGTCTTCGCCAACCGCGCCCTGGAGCAGGCGCTCGGGGCGAGCTTCCGGGACCTGCGCGGCCGCCTCTTCTGGGAGTTCCTCCCCCTCCTCGAAGCGGAGCGGATGCAGGCGCTCTTCCCCAAGCTCGGAGCCTCGGACTTCCCCAACCGGTACCTCAGCTTTCTTCCGCCCCGCGACGGCCGCCGGCGCCGCATCCTCTGGTCCAACACCGCCATGGCCGACGCCGACGGCCGCCTGCGGTACGTGGTCTCCTCGGGCCTGGATCTCAACCCGCGGGGCGCCGTGCGGCCGGAACTCCGGGCGGGCGAGGAGCTCCTGGCGCTCATCACGGACGCCGTGCCGGTCCTCATCTCCTACGTGGACCGCGAGGAGCGTTTCGTCTTCAACAACCGGCGGTTCCAGGAATGGTTCGGCGTGCCGCCCTCCGAAGCCCGCGGCCGGTCCCTGCGCGCGGTCCTGGGCGAGGACCTCGACCGGCGCCTGCGGCCGCACCTGGAGGCCGTCCGGGCCGGGCGGCGCGCGGCGTTCGAAATCCCCTTGCCTCTGAAGGGCGGCGAGGACCGATGGATCGCGATGACCTACCTGCCCCACCTGAGCGCGGACGGCCGCGTCGAAGGCTTCTTCGCCCTGGGGACCGATATCACCGAACGCAAGCTTGCCGAGGACGAAGTCCGCCGGCTCAACGCCGACCTCGAACGCCGGATCGAGCTTCGCACCGCAGAGCTTCGCGAGGCGCTCTCCGAAATGGAAGCCTTCACCTACACCGTCGCTCACGACCTTCGAGCCCCGCTGCGCGCCGCGGCGGGATTCAGCCAGGTGTTGCTCGAAGACTTCGCGCCGCTCCTGCCCGAGGGCGCCCGGGAGTGCATCGTCCGGATCGACCAGGCCAGCCGGCGCATGGACACGCTGATCCGCGACCTCCTGCACTACAGCCGCCTCACCCGCGCCAGCCTTCAGCCGGAGCGGATCGACCCGGCCCGTCTCCTGAAGGACGTCCTCGAATCCATGGCCGCCGAGATCCAGGAACGCCGCGCCTGCGTGTCCGTGGAAGGGCCCTGGCCCGACGTCCTGGGCGACCGGACCGCCCTCAGCCACGTCCTGACGAACCTTCTCTCCAACGCCGTCAAGTTCGTGCCTCCGGGGGCGGCCCCGCTCGTGCGCGTCCGCGCCGAACGGCGCCCGGGCGCGGTCCGAATCTGGGTGGAGGACAACGGTATCGGCATCGCGCCGGAACACCACGAGCGCATCTTCGGAATTTTCCAGAGGCTCCACCGGCCGGAGGAGTACCCCGGCACGGGCATCGGTCTGGCCATCGTCCGGAAGGCCGTGGAACGCATGAACGGCCGCGCGGGCGTGGAATCGCAGCCGGGGGAGGGAAGCCGGTTCTGGGTCGAACTCCCCCCGGCGTAA
- a CDS encoding universal stress protein: protein MFARILVALDGSSVAEAILPAVRRLARAAGSEILLVKVESASPVEGSAAPQDETLFFANRYLKVLALRLSQEGFRARPSLRVGLPGPTLTQAIREEGATLVAMGTHGATASQDVACGRVTEHLLRTSPVPLLVTRSAEPAAEPALRNLLVPLDGGRASLAALPYALEFARGLGSGIRLLHVLPAGVTNDRTRRWLERLSEAIAREGVSSAAALEWGDPADKIVETLRTAQADVLALATHGLRCEAPEVPAGHVAERVLRRAGVPVLLVNPSLADPGRLVGTPLEEFDSGA, encoded by the coding sequence GTGTTCGCGCGGATCCTCGTCGCCCTGGACGGTTCCTCCGTCGCCGAAGCCATCCTTCCGGCGGTCCGGCGCCTGGCCCGCGCGGCCGGCTCGGAGATTCTCCTCGTCAAGGTCGAAAGCGCATCGCCGGTCGAAGGGAGCGCCGCCCCCCAGGATGAGACGCTCTTTTTCGCCAACCGGTATCTCAAGGTGCTGGCGCTGCGGCTCTCCCAGGAAGGTTTCCGCGCGCGCCCCTCTCTTCGAGTGGGTCTCCCGGGACCGACCCTCACCCAGGCGATTCGGGAGGAAGGGGCCACCCTCGTGGCCATGGGAACCCACGGCGCGACGGCTTCCCAGGACGTCGCGTGCGGGCGTGTGACCGAGCACCTGCTTCGCACCAGCCCCGTCCCCCTCCTCGTGACGCGTTCCGCGGAGCCGGCGGCCGAACCCGCGCTCCGGAACCTCCTCGTGCCCCTGGACGGAGGCCGCGCCTCCCTCGCGGCGCTGCCTTACGCCCTCGAATTCGCCCGCGGCCTCGGAAGCGGAATCCGCCTGCTTCACGTCCTGCCCGCGGGCGTGACGAACGATCGGACGCGCCGCTGGCTCGAACGTCTGAGCGAGGCGATCGCCCGGGAAGGCGTCTCCTCCGCCGCCGCGCTTGAGTGGGGGGATCCCGCCGATAAGATCGTGGAGACGCTCCGGACGGCCCAGGCGGACGTCCTGGCTCTGGCCACCCACGGACTTCGCTGCGAAGCTCCTGAAGTCCCGGCCGGCCACGTGGCCGAACGCGTGCTCCGGCGCGCGGGCGTGCCGGTTCTTCTCGTCAATCCTTCCCTCGCCGATCCCGGTCGCCTCGTGGGAACGCCGCTCGAGGAGTTCGACTCCGGAGCGTGA
- a CDS encoding universal stress protein, whose amino-acid sequence MNPERLGWKAEAVCIPLERAEDGALALPVARSLARLAGAPVHFLHVAPEEVPLEEVRRRLGLTAEMLSGAMLEVAVGDPGEEILRAAEAREGTLIVAALRVRSEPGPVVLRLLGASSVPVVLVPAGRSWTGWALRRLLLPMDGAPASAAALCPVIELAAAARAAVEFLHVSGGRASGRREAGALTAPRYVDQPQHEWPQWASEFMERLHCLCRIPEGLTVRFHLATGEAGEAILRRAVEEGADLIGLSWRGTPAAGRAETFREVVRRAPCPLAVLRCARLGDR is encoded by the coding sequence ATGAATCCGGAGCGGTTGGGGTGGAAGGCGGAAGCGGTGTGCATCCCGCTCGAGCGGGCGGAAGACGGAGCTCTGGCTCTGCCGGTCGCCCGCTCGCTGGCGCGCCTGGCCGGAGCGCCGGTCCATTTTCTGCACGTGGCGCCGGAAGAGGTGCCGCTCGAGGAGGTCCGGCGCCGCCTGGGGTTGACGGCGGAGATGCTGTCGGGCGCGATGCTGGAGGTGGCCGTGGGAGATCCGGGGGAGGAGATCCTGCGGGCGGCGGAGGCGCGGGAGGGGACCCTGATCGTGGCCGCCCTGCGGGTTCGGAGCGAGCCGGGGCCGGTGGTCCTGCGCCTGCTGGGCGCTTCGTCCGTTCCGGTCGTCCTCGTTCCGGCGGGTCGCTCGTGGACGGGGTGGGCGCTGCGGCGGCTGCTTTTGCCGATGGACGGCGCTCCCGCGTCCGCGGCGGCGCTCTGTCCGGTGATCGAGCTGGCCGCGGCGGCCCGGGCGGCGGTCGAGTTCCTCCATGTCTCCGGCGGGCGGGCGTCCGGGCGGCGCGAGGCGGGGGCGCTCACGGCGCCTCGATATGTGGACCAGCCGCAGCATGAATGGCCCCAGTGGGCGTCGGAATTCATGGAGCGGCTGCACTGCCTGTGCCGGATTCCCGAGGGCCTGACCGTGCGGTTTCACCTGGCGACGGGGGAGGCCGGGGAGGCGATCCTCCGCCGCGCCGTGGAGGAGGGCGCGGACCTGATCGGACTGTCCTGGCGGGGGACCCCGGCGGCAGGCCGGGCGGAGACCTTCCGGGAGGTGGTCCGGAGGGCGCCGTGTCCGCTGGCGGTGCTTCGCTGCGCGCGGCTCGGAGATCGCTGA